In one Magallana gigas chromosome 7, xbMagGiga1.1, whole genome shotgun sequence genomic region, the following are encoded:
- the LOC105346802 gene encoding carbonic anhydrase: MKYLLAVFVILESFLSIEAAADKWNYTDQASWSKMTGSQCSGTSQSPINLPPMVEMEYSKNLKPFQFSGYEVVVTDPVVHNNGHTIQVGFTNDASISGGDLGQTFKAAQFHFHWGSDNTKGSEHTYNGKSYPAELHIVHYNTKYPSLTEAVDKVDGLAVLGFFIEVGPIHNCNFGPVVDALTNVQPGVSQYSINTTANPFKLRHVLPMQLTDYYRYMGSLTTPTCLETVKWTVFRDLLYMSEEQLQKLRSVYFDSSKTMQMVDNWRPPQPLNGRKVYISFDVKANSSPTPVFSSALFLVLLCLHRVFI; this comes from the exons atgaaatatttactagCAGTTTTCGTAATCTTGGAGAGTTTTTTGTCAATTGAGGCAGCAGCAG ACAAATGGAACTATACTGATCAGGCCTCATGGAGCAAGATGACGGGATCTCAGTGCAGTGGGACCAGCCAGTCCCCCATCAATCTGCCTCCCATGGTAGAAATGGAGTACAGTAAAAATCTGAAACCGTTCCAGTTTTCTGGCTATGAGGTGGTGGTGACAGACCCTGTGGTTCACAACAATGGACATACAA TTCAAGTCGGATTTACAAATGACGCTTCGATATCAGGGGGAGATTTAGGTCAAACATTCAAAGCGGCCCAGTTCCATTTCCACTGGGGCAGTGACAACACCAAGGGGTCGGAACATACCTACAACGGCAAGTCCTACCCTGCAGAG cttCATATTGTCCACTACAACACAAAGTACCCAAGCCTAACGGAGGCGGTAGACAAAGTAGATGGGCTCGCAGTATTGGGATTTTTCATCGAG GTTGGTCCAATTCATAACTGCAATTTCGGACCAGTTGTAGATGCCTTAACAAATGTCCAACCTGGGG TTTCTCAGTACAGCATCAACACGACAGCTAACCCCTTCAAACTCCGCCACGTGCTCCCCATGCAGCTAACCGACTACTACAGGTACATGGGCAGCCTGACCACACCCACCTGCTTGGAGACCGTCAAATGGACCGTGTTCAGAGACCTCCTGTACATGTCCGAAGAACAG TTACAAAAGCTGAGAAGTGTATACTTCGACTCATCTAAAACGATGCAGATGGTGGACAACTGGCGGCCCCCTCAGCCCCTGAATGGGAGAAAGGTCTACATTAGTTTCGATGTGAAGGCAAACTCCTCCCCTACTCCTGTGTTCAGCTCCGCCCTGTTCCTCGTTCTTCTGTGTTTACATCGCGTGTTTATATAA
- the LOC105335517 gene encoding carbonic anhydrase 1, which translates to MAHTFFQFVVFLFGKLHFERVSGASWSYEGTNGPSYWKDNNPICNGQSQSPINLPPLAEVKYDRKLTPFRLHDFDKPGSVYNLTMKNNKHTVQVDVEGGSTLMVSGGGLIHSTYKVAQFHFHWGSDNTKGSEHTYNGISYPMELHIVTFDSRYSSISEAADKSSGLAVLGFFFEINDDKNCNYSPLVDLMMNVAAGGTTVSLPDFKLRHLMPMMFGDYFRYDGSLTTPPCYQSVQWTVFWQKIHISSAQMAKFRQLYGDTQSYSLSNNYRPVQPLNGRSVRTNVNILETASGSGHVFQNNVIVFFMIMFPFIMSCF; encoded by the exons ATGGCGCACACCTTTTTTCAATTCGTAGTGTTTTTATTTGGAAAACTGCACTTTGAAAGAG TATCAGGTGCTAGCTGGTCATACGAGGGGACAAATGGTCCTTCTTATTGGAAGGATAACAACCCAATATGTAACGGTCAGTCGCAGTCCCCGATCAATCTACCACCCTTGGCCGAGGTAAAATATGACAGGAAACTCACTCCTTTCCGGCTGCACGACTTCGACAAGCCGGGCTCTGTGTACAACCTAACCATGAAGAACAACAAACATACTG TTCAGGTGGACGTTGAGGGCGGATCCACTTTGATGGTGTCGGGTGGAGGGTTGATTCACTCCACATACAAAGTGGCGCAGTTCCACTTCCACTGGGGCAGCGACAACACCAAAGGATCTGAGCACACTTACAATGGAATCTCTTATCCCATGGAG CTTCACATTGTGACCTTTGACAGTCGTTACAGCTCGATCTCAGAAGCTGCAGACAAAAGCTCCGGACTAGCCGTCTTGGGTTTCTTTTTTGAG ATTAACGACGACAAAAACTGTAACTACTCTCCCTTGGTGGATCTTATGATGAACGTAGCAGCAGGAG GGACAACTGTTTCTCTCCCTGATTTTAAATTGCGCCATCTGATGCCTATGATGTTTGGCGACTACTTCCGGTATGATGGCAGTCTAACCACGCCTCCCTGCTATCAATCGGTGCAATGGACAGTGTTTTGGCAGAAAATTCATATTTCCTCCGCCCAG ATGGCTAAGTTCAGGCAGTTGTATGGAGATACGCAGTCTTATAGCTTATCCAATAACTACCGCCCAGTTCAGCCTCTTAATGGTCGCTCAGTCAGGACTAACGTCAACATTCTAGAAACTGCATCCGGTTCCGGTCATGTGTTCCAAAACAATGTGATAGTTTTCTTTATGATTATGTTTCCTTTTATCATGTCTTGCTTTTAA
- the LOC105335516 gene encoding uncharacterized protein, with the protein MIKNAGAINLMGSSSSTRKRHSDVTSASRSSPHFGVLALVNRRSPQTEQPKEPSDKDTENAKISVAKLYEQRYRPAFRGIGAQYNDLFQTKPLPKAAARTDVGLVFRVRRSALNIHPFNDTEAPQRIKENTISIMNDNPDLQSICRHFQGKKSS; encoded by the exons ATGATCAAAAATG CAGGTGCTATCAACTTGATGGGATCCTCATCGTCTACAAGAAAACGCCACAGTGACGTCACATCTGCCAGCCGTTCTAGTCCACATTTCGGGGTTCTGGCGCTGGTAAACAGGCGGTCACCCCAGACAGAACAACCCAAAGAGCCATCTGATAAGGACACAGAGAACGCGAAAATTTCTGTCGCCAAACTCTACGAACAGAGATACCGCCCTGCCTTCCGCGGAATCGGGGCCCAGTACAATG ATTTGTTCCAAACAAAACCTCTTCCAAAAGCAGCAGCTAGAACTGATGTGGGTCTTGTCTTCAGAGTCCGGAGAAGTGCTTTAAACATCCACCCCTTTAACGATACTGAGGCCCCTCAGCGCATTAAGGAGAACACCATCAGTATCATGAACGACAACCCCGACCTACAAAGCATCTGCCGCCATTTCCAAGGAAAGAAAAGCAGTTGA